A region of Fibrobacter succinogenes subsp. succinogenes S85 DNA encodes the following proteins:
- a CDS encoding inorganic diphosphatase yields MAINYLDLPIGRKYPYEVDCVVEIGKDTNLKYEYDERLHVFRLDRCLLSSMSYPCTYGFIPSTKADDGDALDMLIYSPASMITGTVCTCRVIGALDMTDGGKKDYKVLGVPVFNPRPFCDITDVDQMFLRITKNFFQNYKELEGKDVQIGEWKDAAFAREKVIAAHKAYFQNQVQVPESCYQEPEHDEKITAEELI; encoded by the coding sequence ATGGCAATAAACTACTTGGATCTTCCAATTGGACGCAAGTATCCTTACGAAGTGGACTGCGTCGTGGAAATCGGCAAAGACACGAACTTGAAGTATGAATATGACGAACGCTTGCATGTGTTCCGTCTTGACCGTTGTCTTTTGAGCTCTATGAGCTACCCTTGCACGTATGGTTTTATCCCGAGCACCAAGGCAGACGATGGTGATGCTTTGGATATGCTCATTTACAGCCCGGCATCTATGATTACGGGTACGGTTTGCACGTGCCGCGTGATTGGCGCACTTGACATGACCGATGGTGGCAAGAAGGACTACAAGGTTTTGGGCGTGCCGGTGTTTAACCCGCGTCCGTTCTGCGACATTACTGACGTGGACCAGATGTTCCTCCGCATTACGAAGAACTTCTTCCAGAACTACAAGGAACTGGAAGGCAAGGACGTACAAATTGGTGAATGGAAGGATGCCGCTTTTGCCCGTGAAAAGGTGATTGCCGCTCACAAAGCCTACTTTCAGAACCAAGTCCAAGTGCCGGAATCCTGCTATCAGGAACCCGAACACGACGAAAAGATAACTGCCGAAGAATTAATCTAA
- the galE gene encoding UDP-glucose 4-epimerase GalE, whose product MKIAVMGGAGYIGSHTIIELYKAGHSVVVVDNLVNSSDESLRRVAELVGSPIPFVKADVRDAAAMDKIFSENKFDACIHFAGLKAVGESVAKPLEYYENNMNATFVLLHAMRNHGCKNLIFSSSATVYGNPAQIPITEACPKGQCTNPYGQTKSMLEEVLRDVQKADPEWNIVLLRYFNPIGAHPSGRIGEDPNGIPNNLMSYITQTAVGLRKELGVFGNDYDTPDGTGVRDYIHVCDLASGHVSALKAIERKCGLAIYNLGTGHGYSVLDVVKAFEKVNNVKIPYSIKPRRAGDIATCYCNPQKAFDELGWKAQYGIEEMCRDAWNWQKNNPKGYKG is encoded by the coding sequence ATGAAAATAGCTGTTATGGGTGGCGCAGGTTATATCGGAAGCCACACCATCATCGAACTCTACAAAGCGGGTCATTCCGTTGTCGTCGTCGATAACCTCGTAAACTCAAGCGATGAATCGCTCCGCCGCGTAGCAGAGCTTGTCGGCTCCCCCATTCCGTTCGTCAAGGCAGACGTCCGTGACGCTGCCGCCATGGACAAGATTTTCAGCGAAAACAAGTTTGACGCCTGCATCCACTTTGCAGGGCTCAAGGCTGTCGGTGAATCCGTCGCGAAGCCACTTGAATACTACGAAAACAACATGAACGCCACTTTCGTGTTGCTCCACGCCATGCGTAATCACGGCTGCAAGAATCTCATTTTCAGTTCTTCGGCAACCGTTTACGGCAACCCGGCACAAATTCCTATTACAGAAGCTTGCCCCAAGGGCCAATGCACCAACCCCTACGGACAGACGAAGTCCATGCTCGAAGAAGTCCTCCGCGACGTGCAAAAGGCCGACCCAGAATGGAATATCGTTTTGCTCCGGTACTTCAACCCGATTGGCGCACATCCGAGCGGACGTATCGGCGAAGACCCGAACGGCATTCCAAACAACTTAATGTCTTACATCACGCAGACCGCAGTCGGACTCCGCAAGGAACTCGGCGTGTTCGGCAATGACTACGACACCCCGGATGGTACCGGCGTCCGTGACTACATCCACGTCTGCGACCTTGCCTCTGGCCACGTGAGCGCCCTTAAGGCTATCGAACGCAAGTGCGGCCTCGCCATTTATAACTTGGGTACAGGTCACGGCTACTCCGTGCTCGATGTCGTAAAAGCATTCGAAAAAGTCAACAACGTCAAGATTCCGTACAGCATCAAGCCGCGTCGCGCAGGCGACATCGCCACTTGCTACTGCAATCCGCAAAAGGCATTCGACGAACTCGGTTGGAAGGCCCAGTACGGCATCGAAGAAATGTGCCGCGACGCTTGGAACTGGCAAAAGAACAACCCCAAGGGTTACAAGGGCTAA
- a CDS encoding mechanosensitive ion channel family protein — protein sequence MNDYYQFAILSAVVVAVYAFLYFVVHPLAKWIAIKTPNKFDDLLVKKKVISRALFFVPVIILVQSFPYVLAKGHWLYEFCEHIGNILFTVAAFLLASAVLDVIESLNERNVKMKLRPMRGIFQAIKLAMFCVATILVASQIVNKSPVIILSTLGAMATVLLLVFRDSILGLVSGIQINLSDLLRKGDWIEIERHHADGSVIDITLTSVKVRNWDNTVSVIPAYDLITNSFRNWRGMQESGGRRIKRSLFIDQQSIRFLTPEEIEKFMKIDVLRPYLEQKLSEIGEGSGVSENVTVTKLNGRHLTNIGTFRAYCTAYLRSRKTIAQDMTLMTRQLAPTPTGLPLEIYAFANTVEWIEYENIQSDIFDFLIASLPEFGLSLYQYANRVP from the coding sequence ATGAACGATTACTATCAATTTGCAATACTTTCTGCTGTCGTTGTGGCTGTTTATGCCTTTTTGTATTTCGTAGTGCATCCGCTTGCGAAATGGATTGCCATAAAGACTCCGAACAAGTTTGATGACTTGCTTGTGAAAAAGAAAGTGATTTCGCGTGCGCTCTTTTTTGTGCCGGTAATAATTCTGGTGCAGTCGTTCCCGTATGTGCTCGCGAAGGGCCATTGGCTTTATGAATTTTGTGAACATATCGGAAATATTTTGTTCACGGTAGCGGCGTTCTTGCTCGCGAGTGCGGTGCTCGATGTCATTGAAAGCTTGAATGAACGCAATGTGAAAATGAAGTTGCGCCCGATGCGTGGCATTTTCCAGGCGATTAAACTTGCGATGTTCTGCGTGGCGACCATCCTTGTGGCGTCGCAGATTGTGAATAAAAGCCCGGTGATTATTTTGTCGACACTTGGCGCCATGGCAACTGTCCTGTTGTTGGTTTTCAGGGACTCGATTCTTGGCTTGGTCTCTGGAATCCAGATAAACTTGTCGGACCTCTTGCGTAAGGGCGACTGGATTGAAATTGAACGCCACCATGCTGATGGCTCGGTCATTGACATTACGCTTACGTCTGTGAAAGTGCGTAACTGGGACAATACGGTTTCGGTAATTCCGGCGTATGACCTGATTACGAATTCGTTCCGCAACTGGCGTGGTATGCAGGAATCGGGCGGTCGCCGCATCAAGCGTTCGCTTTTCATTGACCAGCAGAGCATCCGCTTTTTGACGCCTGAGGAAATTGAAAAGTTCATGAAGATTGATGTGCTGCGCCCGTACTTGGAACAAAAGTTAAGTGAAATCGGTGAAGGTTCGGGTGTGTCGGAAAATGTCACTGTGACAAAGCTGAATGGCCGCCATTTGACAAACATCGGAACGTTCAGGGCTTATTGCACGGCGTATCTCCGCAGCCGTAAGACGATTGCTCAAGATATGACGCTCATGACGCGCCAGCTTGCGCCAACGCCGACCGGGCTCCCGCTTGAAATCTATGCGTTTGCCAATACGGTGGAATGGATTGAATACGAAAATATCCAGTCTGATATTTTTGATTTTCTGATTGCATCGCTCCCGGAATTTGGGCTTTCGCTGTACCAGTACGCAAACCGCGTGCCGTAA
- a CDS encoding chorismate mutase — MDINEWRIRIDELNDELMSLLNKRATYAAEIGKIKKQKGLPVFDEGREQSVLNLVAEKAAKAGGPLSPESFQNIFRVIMEETRKVEE; from the coding sequence ATGGATATTAATGAATGGCGCATTCGCATTGACGAACTTAATGATGAACTGATGTCGCTTCTCAACAAGAGGGCTACATACGCTGCTGAAATTGGGAAAATCAAGAAACAGAAAGGTTTGCCCGTTTTTGATGAAGGTCGCGAACAGTCTGTCTTGAATTTGGTTGCTGAAAAGGCCGCAAAGGCCGGTGGCCCGCTTTCTCCGGAATCGTTCCAGAATATTTTCCGTGTCATCATGGAAGAAACTCGCAAGGTGGAAGAATAA
- a CDS encoding prephenate dehydrogenase/arogenate dehydrogenase family protein → MVARITMVGFGLLASSIAAAIKQAKLPTKIRAVSSPATLKRARELELADEFFEYDETEKWAKDSDLILLCAPILHILKMIDALGKVSWAGANAAADREILVSDIGSTKVEICKAGVRLPSPFRFVGSHPMAGSEKRTCEYNDPAIFENAYWFVCPPDGTPESVYAPLLEIIRFVGANPVVFPPEHHDRTMAWVSHMPQMLSSTLAGNLPERLLKHNYQHFAGRAFRDMTRIAASGWGMWHDIAVTNRDETTRALCEVRDGLDKTIAAMNGLNVVKDGKPASGDFENDEHSVIADNSQALADIFKAGNDGRASLFAPGRNNTNSFYEITVQLKDKPGALLSVMQPLAEEGINIRDIELMKVRENVAGTLLLAFKTQEEAARAVKTLQYLEYEVKERR, encoded by the coding sequence ATGGTTGCCCGCATTACTATGGTGGGGTTTGGCCTCTTGGCAAGCTCGATTGCTGCTGCCATCAAACAGGCTAAGCTCCCGACGAAGATTCGTGCCGTGAGTTCACCTGCAACGCTCAAACGTGCTCGTGAACTTGAACTTGCCGATGAATTTTTTGAATACGACGAGACTGAAAAGTGGGCGAAGGATAGCGACCTGATTTTGCTCTGTGCGCCGATCCTCCACATTTTAAAGATGATTGATGCGCTCGGTAAAGTTTCGTGGGCAGGTGCAAATGCCGCTGCTGACCGAGAAATTTTGGTGAGCGATATCGGTTCGACAAAGGTTGAAATTTGCAAGGCGGGCGTTCGCTTGCCCTCGCCGTTCCGCTTTGTCGGTAGCCATCCGATGGCGGGTTCCGAAAAGCGTACTTGCGAGTACAACGATCCTGCGATTTTTGAAAATGCGTACTGGTTTGTCTGTCCGCCGGATGGAACGCCTGAATCTGTTTATGCCCCGCTTCTGGAAATTATCCGCTTTGTGGGTGCAAATCCTGTCGTGTTCCCGCCGGAACATCACGACCGCACGATGGCATGGGTGAGTCACATGCCGCAGATGCTGAGCTCGACGCTTGCCGGGAACTTGCCGGAACGCTTGCTCAAGCACAACTACCAGCATTTTGCAGGCCGCGCTTTCCGCGACATGACGCGTATTGCCGCCTCGGGCTGGGGAATGTGGCACGATATCGCCGTGACGAATCGCGACGAGACAACTCGTGCGCTTTGCGAAGTCCGCGATGGCCTCGACAAGACGATTGCGGCGATGAACGGACTCAACGTCGTGAAGGACGGTAAGCCTGCTTCGGGTGATTTTGAAAATGACGAGCATAGCGTGATTGCCGATAATTCGCAGGCGCTTGCCGATATTTTCAAGGCGGGTAACGATGGCCGTGCGAGCTTGTTTGCTCCGGGTCGCAATAATACCAACTCGTTCTACGAAATTACGGTCCAGCTCAAGGATAAGCCGGGCGCTCTGTTGAGCGTGATGCAGCCGCTTGCTGAAGAAGGCATCAACATTCGCGACATAGAACTCATGAAGGTCCGCGAAAATGTGGCGGGTACGCTTTTGCTTGCGTTCAAGACTCAAGAAGAAGCGGCGCGTGCCGTGAAGACGCTTCAATATTTGGAATACGAAGTTAAAGAAAGACGTTAA
- a CDS encoding 3-phosphoshikimate 1-carboxyvinyltransferase: MEFLMNPDRERMNLTLVMALLVNGRTVLENFAWASGSEKYAEALKDFGLTYELQGHQLVLNGKGFQYSIPTMLPFKFNEADNVMLWTLASKDDEQLYTFAAEVDDAGIARVNTAKETLQKYFKIKVQKDEPAKFVFNFLRDELNVKKDSLGNVSSVMRNRLLLRALIRNDYLNFEEKSTVHDQWTKMLIYFGAAVKYEGRGMEQLSEFERRLMIAQGKKIERTQFTELSETKVITAREYYVPGDTTEATAFAVLATVGNMPKDNVIKLLNVDLNSSRAGALTCLKRMGANVETVSRREKYGDVFGDVEIKPLASGKRLQGRRFSEDVIATALEEYPLLAVAACYGEGETILRVPKEVRKEMRPKNEFLAVNLRKTGAEVGVYDDGLVIRGLETIVNGSDFDGGDSAQMGLALSVLSLALQNDEPVENMDKVEAMFPGVVDKLKNVLVAENAEKKE, translated from the coding sequence ATGGAATTCTTGATGAATCCCGACCGTGAACGGATGAATTTGACGTTGGTGATGGCGCTTTTGGTGAATGGCCGCACCGTGTTGGAAAATTTTGCGTGGGCAAGTGGTAGTGAAAAGTATGCCGAGGCGCTGAAAGATTTTGGTCTCACTTATGAATTGCAAGGGCATCAGCTTGTCTTGAATGGCAAGGGGTTCCAGTACTCTATTCCGACCATGCTTCCGTTCAAGTTCAACGAAGCTGATAACGTGATGCTTTGGACGCTCGCAAGCAAGGACGATGAACAGCTTTACACGTTTGCCGCTGAAGTCGATGATGCGGGAATTGCCCGCGTGAATACGGCGAAAGAAACGCTCCAGAAGTATTTCAAGATCAAGGTGCAAAAAGATGAACCGGCAAAATTTGTCTTTAACTTTTTGCGCGACGAACTAAACGTCAAGAAGGATTCTCTCGGAAACGTCTCGTCTGTGATGCGCAACAGGCTTTTGCTCCGTGCGCTTATCCGCAATGACTATTTGAATTTTGAAGAAAAGTCTACGGTGCATGACCAGTGGACGAAAATGCTCATTTACTTTGGTGCGGCTGTGAAATATGAAGGCCGTGGCATGGAACAGTTGAGCGAATTTGAACGCCGCTTGATGATTGCTCAGGGCAAGAAGATTGAACGTACGCAGTTCACGGAACTTTCGGAAACGAAGGTGATTACTGCGCGTGAATACTATGTGCCGGGTGATACGACGGAAGCGACTGCATTTGCGGTACTCGCGACTGTCGGGAACATGCCGAAGGACAACGTCATCAAGCTTTTGAACGTGGACTTGAACAGCAGTCGTGCGGGTGCGCTCACATGCCTCAAGCGCATGGGTGCAAACGTTGAAACGGTGAGCCGTCGTGAAAAGTATGGTGACGTTTTTGGCGATGTTGAAATCAAACCGCTCGCTTCTGGAAAGCGTTTGCAGGGTCGCCGCTTTAGCGAAGACGTGATTGCGACGGCGCTTGAAGAATACCCGCTGTTGGCTGTGGCGGCTTGCTACGGCGAAGGCGAAACGATTTTGCGCGTGCCCAAGGAAGTCCGCAAGGAAATGCGCCCCAAGAATGAATTTCTGGCGGTGAACTTGCGCAAGACGGGGGCCGAAGTTGGCGTGTACGACGATGGCCTTGTGATTCGCGGCCTTGAAACGATTGTGAACGGTAGCGATTTTGACGGTGGCGATTCGGCGCAGATGGGGCTTGCCTTGAGCGTGTTGTCGCTTGCGCTCCAGAACGATGAACCTGTTGAAAATATGGACAAGGTTGAAGCGATGTTCCCGGGTGTTGTCGACAAGCTCAAGAATGTGCTTGTGGCAGAAAACGCTGAGAAGAAGGAATAG
- a CDS encoding NAD(+)/NADH kinase, whose translation MVMEKSFSSIGIVGFKDKSADLACALKQITSWALEHPQVKFYALDSLKELVKKPIRVVKESALQKTDLLLAIGGDGTVLTAAHMALGHNIPILGVNAGRVGFLAESRVEGLTKTLDSLLAGDFSTRERMMIEAAVYHGRKCIAKQTVLNEVHVRAHAPERMVNVNVAYNDTCLTEYWADSILVSTPTGSTAYNLAAGGPIIHPSTPAVVLTPVAPSSLSVRPLVLSLTDKKLRMASAVNCSLDLVFDGRITLEMKPDEYVMLSESKLVTTFIRMRHTGFVGALREKLGWTGKPRSA comes from the coding sequence ATGGTTATGGAAAAGTCTTTCAGCAGCATTGGAATTGTCGGGTTCAAGGATAAGAGTGCCGATTTGGCATGTGCCTTGAAGCAGATTACTTCTTGGGCGCTTGAACACCCGCAGGTGAAATTTTACGCGCTCGATTCCCTCAAGGAACTCGTGAAAAAGCCGATTCGCGTGGTGAAAGAATCCGCGTTGCAGAAGACGGATTTGCTGCTTGCGATTGGCGGTGATGGCACTGTGCTGACGGCTGCGCATATGGCGCTTGGTCATAACATCCCGATTCTCGGCGTGAATGCCGGACGCGTGGGATTCTTGGCGGAATCGCGTGTGGAAGGCTTGACCAAGACGCTCGATAGCTTGCTTGCGGGCGACTTCTCGACTCGCGAACGCATGATGATCGAGGCTGCTGTTTACCATGGCAGAAAGTGCATTGCAAAGCAGACTGTTCTGAATGAAGTCCATGTGCGCGCACACGCTCCGGAACGCATGGTGAACGTGAACGTGGCTTATAACGATACTTGCCTGACGGAATACTGGGCGGATTCAATTCTCGTTTCGACGCCGACGGGCTCGACTGCATACAACCTTGCTGCTGGTGGCCCGATTATCCATCCTTCGACGCCTGCGGTGGTGCTCACGCCTGTGGCGCCGAGCAGCCTCTCGGTGCGTCCGCTTGTGCTTTCGCTTACGGATAAAAAGTTGCGAATGGCTTCGGCGGTGAATTGCTCGCTCGATCTTGTTTTTGACGGGCGCATCACGCTTGAGATGAAACCGGATGAATATGTGATGTTGTCTGAAAGTAAGCTTGTGACGACGTTTATTCGTATGCGTCACACGGGCTTTGTGGGCGCTCTTCGTGAAAAACTTGGTTGGACGGGTAAACCGCGATCTGCTTAA
- a CDS encoding pseudouridine synthase, with translation MPRKHQGISRQVNRERDCAKPAPSAKAHGVVRVISKRGFCSRSQAENLVREGRVSLRGKIVRDPDTPARENDEICVDGKPVKASEFVYFMMNKPRGYVTTASDEKGRATVMDLFREQYAKMFPGKPVPHISPVGRLDAASEGLLLFTNDTQWADALLKTKDERRKTRDDKCVERESRGPIHTKIYRVQVNGHPTAEELSQMEAGFNVPPRVFGEPEEFMHAVSAKLYSAGEKNCWLEITLDEGKNREIRRMLAKLGYEVLRLVRIKFCNYELGDLKQGEIRKINLH, from the coding sequence ATGCCTCGAAAACATCAAGGCATATCTCGGCAAGTAAACCGAGAAAGAGACTGCGCGAAGCCCGCGCCTAGCGCCAAAGCTCACGGCGTTGTCCGTGTGATTTCTAAGCGCGGTTTTTGTAGCAGAAGCCAAGCAGAAAACCTGGTCCGCGAGGGCCGGGTTTCTTTGCGTGGTAAAATCGTCCGCGATCCGGACACTCCCGCCCGCGAAAATGACGAGATTTGCGTTGACGGAAAGCCCGTAAAGGCAAGCGAGTTCGTTTACTTTATGATGAACAAGCCGCGCGGCTATGTCACTACGGCAAGCGACGAAAAAGGGCGCGCAACCGTCATGGACCTTTTCCGCGAGCAATACGCCAAGATGTTCCCCGGCAAGCCTGTGCCGCATATATCGCCCGTGGGCAGGCTCGATGCCGCCAGCGAAGGGCTTTTGCTATTTACAAACGATACGCAATGGGCAGACGCTTTATTAAAGACGAAAGACGAGAGACGAAAGACGAGAGACGACAAATGCGTAGAACGAGAGTCGCGCGGCCCCATCCACACAAAAATCTATCGCGTTCAGGTTAACGGGCACCCCACCGCCGAAGAACTTTCGCAAATGGAAGCGGGTTTCAATGTACCGCCTCGCGTCTTTGGCGAACCCGAAGAGTTCATGCACGCCGTCAGCGCCAAGCTCTACAGCGCAGGCGAAAAGAACTGTTGGTTAGAAATCACCTTGGACGAAGGCAAGAATCGTGAAATTCGCCGCATGCTTGCGAAGCTCGGCTACGAAGTTTTGCGCCTTGTGCGCATCAAGTTTTGCAATTACGAATTGGGCGATTTAAAGCAGGGCGAGATTCGAAAAATAAACCTTCATTAA
- the hisC gene encoding histidinol-phosphate transaminase: MDINQLAQQHILKQPLYVTGKPIAYTAREFGLDPKDIDKLASNENPFGPSPKGMAEARKALEEVNLYPDGGSYDLIGKIAEFRGVNREQIAVGNGSNELLDMIAQVFLGPGTEAVMGNHSFAVYKLATMAMNAKIVEVDMPAPGYNYNLKAMRDAVNEKTRIVFLANPNNPTGSDLTAKEILDFADSLPETCVLVMDEAYTEFIEDTPELVPDFNSRIAAGKNIICCRTFSKIYGLAGLRVGYCITRPEIVALINRVREPFNVNSIAQAAAIGAIDDQDYVNKVRELNKKGLEQLKAGFKELGLPYVDSHANFIAVSGFKDPMDAFKFLQAKGTIIRPQPAMGDVLRITVGTEAQNKKCLENIKAYLGK; this comes from the coding sequence ATGGATATCAATCAGCTCGCACAACAGCACATTTTGAAGCAGCCGCTCTACGTGACCGGCAAACCCATCGCCTACACCGCTCGTGAATTCGGTCTCGACCCGAAAGACATTGACAAGCTCGCCAGCAACGAAAACCCGTTTGGCCCGAGCCCGAAGGGCATGGCCGAAGCTCGCAAGGCTTTGGAAGAAGTGAACCTCTATCCGGATGGCGGTTCTTACGACCTCATCGGAAAGATTGCTGAATTCCGCGGCGTGAACCGCGAACAGATTGCTGTGGGTAACGGCAGTAACGAACTTTTGGACATGATCGCTCAGGTGTTCCTCGGCCCCGGCACGGAAGCCGTCATGGGCAACCACAGTTTCGCTGTTTACAAGCTTGCCACGATGGCCATGAACGCCAAGATTGTTGAAGTTGACATGCCCGCTCCGGGATACAACTACAACCTCAAGGCTATGCGCGACGCCGTGAACGAAAAGACCCGCATCGTGTTCCTCGCTAACCCGAACAACCCGACCGGTTCTGACCTCACCGCTAAGGAAATCCTCGACTTCGCCGACAGCCTCCCGGAAACTTGCGTTCTCGTGATGGACGAAGCCTACACCGAATTTATCGAAGACACGCCGGAACTCGTTCCGGATTTCAACAGCCGCATCGCCGCTGGCAAGAACATCATCTGCTGCCGTACGTTCAGCAAGATCTACGGTCTCGCTGGTCTCCGCGTGGGCTACTGCATCACCCGCCCGGAAATCGTCGCCCTCATCAACCGCGTGCGTGAACCGTTCAACGTGAACAGCATCGCTCAGGCAGCAGCTATCGGCGCTATTGACGACCAGGATTACGTGAACAAGGTTCGCGAACTCAACAAGAAGGGTCTTGAACAGCTCAAGGCAGGTTTCAAGGAACTCGGCCTCCCCTACGTCGACAGCCATGCAAACTTCATCGCCGTCAGCGGATTCAAGGATCCGATGGACGCCTTCAAGTTCTTGCAGGCCAAGGGCACCATCATCCGTCCGCAGCCGGCTATGGGTGACGTGCTCCGCATTACCGTCGGTACCGAAGCTCAGAACAAGAAATGCCTCGAAAACATCAAGGCATATCTCGGCAAGTAA
- a CDS encoding carbohydrate-binding protein: MFEASNRILAVLCGLAVCASAAVDQCKSIGWATRSGRTSTEFNVTGGGNATPITVTTFADLQKYAKDSSPRVIYIDGTLGDGWSGRTGDRLNITGSNKTIIGLKPGTVLKAPIHISKASNIIVRNIVIQGPGSNAEQAWDNLTIENNGSKNIWIDHCEFWDGQDGNADVVKGADNVTFTWCIFGYKKKSSHNLSNLIGSSDNEPESEGKLNVTYMFNWWQAANQRKPRCRYGNVHVVNNLLTGNASITNGTDVLGVSAGHMCKVRTERNVFINEANPIYTGNANGTGVNEVIDNIFTNCSGNTKGTGTSFTPPYEYTSFMLKASEVEAAVKANAGATLKSPTECDANYVEPEPPTPDKQYQAEKGTITGGVSESSNGGYHGDGYVNFDKGGDVVVNVKVDTAGQYRFDIDFANGSSEARSLAISAGLDTATTSFKTTGGWTVWETAEVLVNLAAGENAVKFATVGGNDGPNIDQFDVTLVKAAEKDSSEEKTISIRPKTAAVVEPSVYRVDIFDTKGALVRRMNVESAKVSDVAWMTRGLPAGLYVMQLKNANTERRKFITVK; the protein is encoded by the coding sequence ATGTTTGAAGCTTCGAATCGAATTTTAGCGGTGCTGTGCGGACTTGCTGTTTGTGCGTCTGCAGCGGTGGATCAGTGTAAATCGATTGGCTGGGCGACTCGTTCGGGCCGTACATCGACTGAATTTAATGTAACCGGTGGCGGAAATGCAACACCCATTACAGTGACGACCTTTGCCGATTTGCAAAAGTACGCGAAGGATTCTTCTCCGCGTGTGATTTACATAGACGGTACGCTTGGCGATGGCTGGAGCGGGCGAACGGGGGACCGCTTGAATATCACGGGTTCCAACAAGACCATCATCGGACTTAAGCCGGGGACTGTGCTTAAAGCGCCAATTCACATCAGCAAGGCTTCAAACATTATCGTCCGCAATATCGTGATTCAAGGGCCGGGCAGTAATGCTGAGCAGGCTTGGGACAACCTTACCATTGAAAATAACGGTTCCAAAAATATATGGATTGACCACTGTGAATTCTGGGATGGTCAGGATGGCAATGCCGATGTGGTAAAAGGTGCAGATAACGTAACATTTACGTGGTGCATTTTTGGCTACAAGAAAAAGAGTTCGCACAACCTTTCGAATCTCATCGGCAGTTCTGACAATGAACCCGAAAGCGAAGGCAAGCTGAATGTGACCTACATGTTCAACTGGTGGCAGGCAGCCAACCAGCGCAAACCACGCTGCCGTTACGGAAACGTTCATGTGGTGAACAACTTGCTTACGGGCAATGCTAGCATCACAAACGGAACCGATGTGCTTGGCGTTTCGGCTGGCCACATGTGCAAAGTGCGCACGGAACGCAATGTATTTATCAACGAAGCAAACCCAATTTATACGGGCAATGCGAACGGCACGGGCGTGAACGAAGTCATCGACAATATTTTCACGAATTGCTCGGGCAATACAAAGGGAACGGGGACTTCTTTTACACCGCCGTATGAATACACGAGCTTTATGCTCAAGGCGAGCGAAGTCGAAGCTGCCGTGAAGGCAAATGCGGGCGCTACGCTCAAGAGTCCGACGGAATGCGATGCCAATTATGTGGAACCGGAACCGCCGACACCTGATAAACAGTACCAGGCCGAAAAAGGTACGATTACAGGTGGTGTTTCTGAAAGTAGCAATGGCGGCTACCACGGCGATGGCTATGTGAATTTCGATAAGGGCGGCGATGTCGTCGTGAATGTGAAAGTCGATACGGCTGGCCAATATCGCTTTGATATCGATTTTGCAAATGGCTCCAGTGAAGCACGCTCTCTTGCGATTTCTGCTGGTTTAGATACGGCAACGACATCTTTCAAGACAACTGGTGGCTGGACCGTCTGGGAAACGGCTGAAGTCTTGGTGAATCTTGCCGCAGGCGAAAATGCTGTGAAGTTTGCAACCGTTGGCGGTAATGATGGCCCGAACATCGACCAGTTCGATGTAACGCTTGTGAAGGCTGCGGAAAAAGATTCATCGGAAGAAAAGACTATATCGATTCGTCCGAAAACAGCTGCTGTGGTTGAGCCTAGCGTTTACCGCGTCGACATTTTCGATACGAAGGGCGCGTTGGTGCGCCGCATGAATGTGGAATCTGCGAAAGTCAGCGATGTCGCCTGGATGACTCGCGGCTTGCCTGCTGGCTTGTATGTGATGCAGCTGAAGAACGCAAATACGGAACGCCGCAAGTTTATTACTGTGAAGTAA